In Desulfobacterales bacterium, a single window of DNA contains:
- a CDS encoding MMPL family transporter, whose protein sequence is MKSPYFSLPRFLVALSVVTILFCIGLYRLEIDTNVVELLPQKDPAISDALYVLKNHPMMDQLVIDVSHPSGGPDRLVEYGTQIEERLRESGLFNTVGMEAVQHLMPDLMSFVLSNLPVMFTEKELADNIGPMLETEQIRKRLTEMQLALLNLEGIGQAEFIEKDPLGLKDIVMARLAALAPSQNARIYRGKLISADDKHLLVIATPKSSGTDSLFARRTDALLKNITQDLNRNPSASGDAITLTPVGAYRAALDNEQIVRRDVKKAIAFSTIGISLLLLFAFPRPYIGLLSLLPAAAGTMTAFFIFSLLNKSISIMVLGFGGGIISISVDFGIAYLLFLDRPQRTNGREASHEVWSCGLLAALTTVGAFGALCFSGFPLFEQLGLFTALGISFSFLFVHTVFPLIFPALPPARLRPLPLQGFVNRLALSGNKGAWAALAFALFMLFFAKPTFNVDLSSMNTVSKDTAAAEKLMTSVWGQVFNRVYLLIRGDSIDELQQQGDRLLQMLDQDLAADTLSSRFASALIFPGEDRRRQNLAAWKSFWNTDRIHTLSRSMEKVSAELGFTTDAFSPFYQILRDPPDLVGNTDISEKFLGLMNITKSPDGADWVQVVTVTAADSHDAEKFYARYKTSGKIFDPVLFSQRLGTLLFATFLKMLQIISISVVLLLLLFFLDLKLTLAALLPIGFAFISTLGTLTLMGRPLDIPGLMLSVIIIGMGIDYSLFFIGAYQRYADPLHPSYGLIRLAVFMASASTIIGFGILCTAEHTLLRSAGLTSLLGIGYAAIGAFVILPPVLNHLARHRKIKTPKAGNHSKRVLRRYQFAQSYPRLFAYFKMRFDPMFAELPALMESIRAVRIVMDIGCGYGVPACWLLERFPEAMVYGIDPDPERVRVTSMAVGENGVVTTGRAPELPGAPGPADLVMMLDMLHYITDDEFRITLQRLKVALAPNGSLIIRAALPPKERLSRARAWWIEGLKNKISGMKCYYRSMDEIATIIQSAGYTIERSLPSGSNGDLVWVEVKPVKNLLK, encoded by the coding sequence ATGAAATCGCCTTATTTTAGCCTGCCCCGGTTTCTTGTTGCGCTGTCAGTCGTTACGATTCTCTTTTGTATCGGTTTATACCGACTGGAAATTGATACCAATGTCGTGGAGCTTCTGCCCCAAAAAGACCCCGCCATTTCAGACGCCTTATATGTCTTGAAAAATCATCCGATGATGGACCAGCTGGTCATTGACGTCAGCCATCCATCCGGCGGCCCGGACCGCCTTGTTGAATATGGCACACAGATAGAAGAAAGATTAAGGGAAAGCGGGCTGTTTAATACCGTCGGGATGGAAGCGGTTCAACACCTGATGCCGGACCTGATGTCCTTTGTTTTAAGCAATCTACCGGTCATGTTCACAGAAAAAGAGCTTGCCGACAATATCGGGCCGATGCTGGAAACAGAACAAATCCGGAAGCGCCTGACAGAAATGCAACTGGCGCTGTTGAATCTGGAGGGGATCGGTCAGGCTGAATTCATTGAAAAAGATCCGTTGGGACTAAAAGATATCGTAATGGCCCGGCTGGCCGCCCTGGCCCCGTCACAAAATGCACGCATCTATCGGGGAAAACTCATATCCGCCGATGATAAACATCTCCTCGTCATTGCTACACCCAAATCTTCGGGTACGGACTCGCTCTTTGCCCGCAGGACAGATGCACTTCTGAAAAACATCACTCAAGACCTGAACCGGAATCCGTCCGCTTCGGGGGACGCGATTACCCTGACGCCGGTGGGCGCCTATCGGGCGGCGCTCGACAATGAGCAAATTGTCCGGCGGGATGTTAAAAAGGCCATTGCGTTCAGCACCATCGGGATTTCATTGCTGCTCCTCTTTGCATTTCCCAGGCCTTATATCGGGCTGTTGTCGCTTTTGCCGGCGGCGGCGGGAACCATGACGGCCTTCTTTATCTTTTCCCTGCTCAACAAATCCATTTCCATCATGGTGCTGGGTTTCGGCGGGGGAATCATATCGATTTCCGTCGATTTCGGAATTGCCTACCTGTTGTTTCTGGATCGCCCCCAGAGGACCAATGGCCGGGAAGCTTCACACGAGGTCTGGTCGTGCGGCCTGCTGGCGGCATTGACCACCGTCGGTGCTTTCGGGGCCCTTTGTTTCAGCGGCTTTCCGCTTTTCGAACAACTCGGTTTGTTTACGGCCCTGGGTATTTCATTTTCGTTTCTGTTTGTTCACACGGTTTTTCCCTTAATTTTTCCGGCCCTGCCGCCGGCTCGCTTGCGGCCCCTGCCGCTCCAGGGTTTTGTCAACAGGCTGGCCTTGTCGGGCAATAAGGGCGCCTGGGCCGCCCTTGCGTTTGCTTTATTCATGCTCTTTTTTGCAAAACCGACGTTCAACGTGGACCTCAGCTCCATGAACACCGTCAGCAAGGACACGGCGGCCGCTGAAAAACTGATGACAAGCGTGTGGGGGCAGGTTTTTAACAGGGTTTACCTGCTCATCAGGGGGGACAGCATCGATGAATTGCAGCAACAAGGGGACCGCCTGCTCCAAATGCTGGACCAGGACCTTGCGGCCGATACGTTATCGTCAAGGTTTGCTTCCGCGTTAATTTTTCCGGGCGAAGACCGGCGGCGGCAGAATTTGGCGGCCTGGAAAAGCTTTTGGAATACGGACAGAATTCACACGCTGAGCCGCAGCATGGAAAAGGTATCCGCTGAATTGGGATTTACGACCGATGCTTTCAGCCCTTTTTATCAGATTCTCAGAGATCCTCCCGATCTGGTGGGAAATACAGATATTTCTGAAAAATTTCTGGGCCTGATGAACATAACGAAAAGTCCGGACGGTGCCGACTGGGTTCAGGTTGTCACCGTGACGGCCGCTGATTCGCATGATGCCGAAAAATTTTACGCGCGATATAAAACATCGGGAAAAATTTTTGACCCCGTGCTTTTTTCTCAGCGCCTGGGGACGCTTTTATTTGCCACTTTTCTAAAAATGCTCCAGATCATCAGTATCAGCGTTGTCCTGCTCCTCTTATTATTCTTTCTCGACCTGAAGCTAACCCTGGCTGCTTTGCTGCCGATCGGTTTTGCATTCATCAGCACGCTGGGGACCTTAACCCTCATGGGCCGCCCCCTGGATATTCCGGGGTTAATGCTTTCGGTCATCATCATCGGAATGGGGATCGATTATTCTCTGTTTTTTATCGGCGCTTACCAACGCTATGCCGATCCCTTGCATCCGTCTTACGGGCTTATCCGCCTGGCGGTTTTCATGGCGTCCGCCTCGACCATCATCGGTTTTGGTATTTTATGTACGGCGGAGCACACCCTCTTGAGAAGCGCCGGGCTGACGTCCCTTTTGGGGATCGGGTATGCAGCGATCGGCGCTTTTGTGATCCTGCCGCCGGTATTAAACCATCTGGCCCGGCATCGGAAAATCAAAACCCCTAAAGCGGGAAACCACTCCAAAAGGGTTTTAAGGCGGTATCAATTTGCGCAATCCTATCCGCGCTTATTTGCCTATTTTAAAATGCGGTTTGACCCGATGTTTGCGGAACTGCCGGCGCTGATGGAATCGATTCGGGCGGTTCGCATCGTTATGGACATCGGCTGCGGATACGGGGTGCCGGCCTGCTGGCTTCTGGAGCGATTTCCGGAAGCGATGGTTTATGGCATTGACCCTGATCCCGAGCGGGTCAGGGTTACTTCCATGGCCGTCGGGGAAAACGGCGTTGTCACCACCGGCCGCGCCCCCGAGCTTCCCGGGGCGCCTGGGCCGGCTGATCTGGTGATGATGCTGGACATGCTCCACTATATCACTGATGATGAATTTCGGATCACACTGCAACGGCTGAAGGTTGCTCTGGCGCCGAATGGAAGCCTGATTATTCGCGCGGCCCTGCCGCCAAAGGAAAGACTGTCCCGGGCCCGGGCCTGGTGGATTGAGGGTTTAAAAAATAAAATCTCCGGAATGAAATGTTATTATCGATCCATGGATGAAATTGCGACGATAATCCAATCGGCCGGGTATACAATCGAACGCTCCCTTCCCTCCGGATCCAACGGAGATCTGGTTTGGGTTGAGGTAAAACCGGTTAAAAATCTGCTAAAATGA
- a CDS encoding polysaccharide deacetylase family protein, protein MKTIHSAHHSLSLAERVGLSALTGAGLLLFFDVRLSVLILAGFFILCIAAPFFPRFSFYLPIISRGTPDKKAVALTFDDGPDPLSTLPLLDLLRKHRAPATFFVTGRKAAEHPEIMKAILDQGHSVGNHSYTHNNLVMFRSCKTIIREIEAAQNVLNDFGVLALAFRPPVGITGPRLGPALVKTDRYIVNFSCRALDGGNRWIKGLSKKILKQVGPGDIVLLHDVRPHPPYALNDWLKEMELILTGINDKGLSVWPLAQIIGRPVMVTRDWNDGMMQ, encoded by the coding sequence ATGAAAACGATCCATTCAGCGCATCACTCCCTGTCTCTGGCCGAACGGGTCGGTCTGTCGGCATTGACGGGAGCGGGCCTGCTGTTATTTTTCGATGTGCGCCTGTCCGTGCTGATTCTGGCAGGTTTCTTCATCCTTTGCATCGCCGCCCCCTTTTTCCCCCGTTTCAGTTTTTATCTCCCGATCATCAGCCGGGGGACGCCGGACAAGAAAGCGGTCGCCCTTACTTTTGATGATGGTCCGGACCCGCTGTCAACCCTGCCGTTATTGGATCTGCTTCGAAAGCACCGGGCACCGGCGACTTTTTTTGTCACCGGGCGGAAAGCAGCCGAGCATCCTGAAATAATGAAAGCCATTTTAGATCAAGGTCATTCCGTCGGCAACCATTCTTACACCCATAATAACCTGGTGATGTTCAGAAGCTGCAAAACCATCATCAGGGAAATTGAGGCTGCCCAGAATGTGCTGAACGATTTCGGCGTACTGGCGCTGGCTTTCCGTCCACCGGTGGGCATTACCGGCCCCAGGCTCGGTCCGGCCCTGGTGAAAACAGACCGGTATATCGTCAATTTCAGTTGCCGCGCCCTTGACGGCGGGAACCGATGGATTAAGGGGCTTTCAAAAAAAATTCTGAAGCAAGTCGGACCGGGCGATATTGTGCTTCTCCATGATGTCCGTCCGCATCCCCCATATGCTTTGAACGACTGGCTGAAAGAGATGGAGCTGATCCTGACCGGCATAAACGACAAGGGGCTTTCGGTTTGGCCGCTGGCTCAGATTATCGGCCGGCCGGTGATGGTAACACGGGATTGGAATGATGGAATGATGCAATAA
- a CDS encoding glycosyltransferase: protein MMETCASPNYWDYFDKIFCITLAERPDRQESAKIQFSRVGLVDRVEFFVADRHPHNCEQGIYESHLTCIQKGIEAGAGRIVIFEDDVLFDRFSPAGLKSCIDFLSLHSDWNALFFGCLVSGSKRTWNKSVLKVRYRSLSHAYVLNRKFAEVLVKRPWQGLAYDEFLDSVNEAFYASYPSFAFQSNSPSDNSKYLRLDKFRRLCGGLQRIQKGNEWFFHHLTGIIAFHVMLLFFGILWVF from the coding sequence ATGATGGAAACCTGCGCTTCTCCAAATTACTGGGACTATTTCGATAAAATATTTTGCATTACCCTGGCGGAACGTCCCGACAGGCAGGAAAGTGCCAAAATCCAATTCAGCAGGGTCGGGCTTGTCGATAGAGTGGAATTTTTTGTTGCCGACAGGCATCCCCATAATTGTGAACAGGGCATTTATGAATCCCATCTGACCTGCATCCAAAAAGGAATCGAGGCCGGCGCCGGCCGTATCGTCATATTCGAAGATGATGTCCTGTTTGACCGGTTCAGTCCGGCCGGGCTAAAAAGCTGCATCGATTTTTTGTCGCTGCATTCCGATTGGAATGCATTGTTTTTTGGATGTCTCGTTTCCGGCAGCAAAAGAACCTGGAATAAATCCGTACTCAAGGTGCGGTATCGCAGTTTATCCCATGCCTACGTTCTGAACCGCAAATTTGCAGAGGTTTTGGTTAAGCGGCCATGGCAGGGATTGGCATATGATGAATTTCTGGACTCTGTTAACGAAGCGTTTTACGCCAGCTATCCTTCTTTTGCTTTTCAGAGCAATTCCCCATCGGACAACAGCAAATATCTGCGATTGGATAAATTTCGTAGATTATGCGGCGGTCTGCAGCGAATTCAAAAAGGGAATGAATGGTTTTTTCACCACCTGACAGGCATCATCGCTTTTCATGTTATGCTTTTATTCTTTGGGATTCTATGGGTTTTCTGA